Proteins co-encoded in one uncultured Bacteroides sp. genomic window:
- a CDS encoding alpha-glucuronidase family glycosyl hydrolase produces the protein MKLYFYTLLFVFIPGIVFAEDGSQLWLRYQSLPDNQVKALSTVITSVVCDEPSDNLAFGELQTAWRQLTGTELPVTRSVQEHSLVIGTKNSKLIQPFGLSKELQLLGNEGFIIRTMKHQGKDCLVLASEGETGVLYAVFNLLRIVQTALPFPPSMDKKEKPAYKVRVLNHWDNPDGTIERGYAGYSLWKWDDLPGKLSPRYKEYARANASIGINGTVLNNVNASPEILSAAYLQKVKALAAVFRPYGIRVYLSVNFSSPAALGGLPTSDPLNKDVRHWWFAKAKEIYSLIPDFGGFLVKANSEGLPGPQDFGRTHANGANMLADALKPYHGIVMWRAFVYKSGMDDRAGQAYKEFLPLDGKFRSNVILQVKNGPIDFQPREPISALFGAMKQTPIMPEFQITQEYLGESNHLAFLAPLYKECLESDTYCSGKGSTVAKVTDGSLFPNPLTAIAGVANIGEDANWCGHHFAQANWYAFGRLAWNHELTSGQIADEWIKLTFNDKKEFVEPVKEMMLESREAAVNYMMPLGLHHLFAWGHHYGPEPWCAVEGARPDWLPSYYHKADSLGIGFNRTLSGSNSVSQYNSPFREEYNDLSSCPEQLILWFHHVPWSYKMHNGQTLWEELCYTYDKGVQQVREFQKTWDRMEPYVDAQRFKEVQSRLKIQSKDAVWWKDACLLYFQTFSHQPIPYDIERPVNELNDLKKIKLNLKHHN, from the coding sequence ATGAAATTATATTTTTATACATTATTATTTGTTTTTATTCCCGGAATTGTTTTTGCTGAGGATGGTTCGCAACTGTGGCTTCGCTATCAGTCACTTCCTGATAATCAGGTAAAGGCTTTATCAACTGTTATTACATCTGTGGTTTGTGATGAACCATCAGACAATTTGGCTTTTGGTGAATTGCAGACTGCGTGGAGACAACTTACCGGAACAGAACTGCCTGTTACTCGTTCGGTTCAGGAACATTCGCTCGTTATTGGAACAAAGAATAGTAAACTTATTCAACCATTTGGGTTAAGCAAAGAATTGCAGTTATTGGGAAATGAAGGCTTCATTATACGTACAATGAAGCATCAGGGTAAAGATTGTCTGGTACTTGCTTCTGAAGGAGAAACTGGAGTACTGTATGCTGTTTTTAATCTTTTGAGAATTGTGCAGACGGCTCTTCCTTTTCCTCCCTCTATGGACAAAAAAGAAAAACCGGCTTATAAAGTCAGGGTGCTTAACCATTGGGATAATCCGGATGGAACAATTGAGCGTGGATATGCCGGATATTCACTTTGGAAATGGGATGATCTTCCCGGTAAACTTTCTCCCCGCTATAAAGAATATGCTCGTGCCAATGCTTCAATCGGCATAAACGGTACGGTGCTAAATAATGTAAATGCCAGTCCTGAGATTCTTAGCGCAGCCTATTTGCAGAAAGTAAAAGCACTGGCTGCGGTGTTTCGTCCGTATGGCATCCGTGTTTACCTTTCCGTTAACTTTTCTTCGCCAGCTGCACTCGGCGGACTGCCAACTTCTGATCCTTTGAACAAAGATGTTCGCCATTGGTGGTTTGCAAAGGCAAAGGAAATATATTCTCTGATCCCTGATTTTGGAGGATTTTTGGTAAAAGCCAATTCAGAAGGACTTCCAGGACCGCAGGACTTTGGGCGTACACATGCCAATGGTGCCAATATGCTGGCTGATGCTTTGAAGCCTTACCATGGAATAGTGATGTGGCGTGCCTTTGTTTATAAATCCGGAATGGACGACAGAGCCGGACAAGCCTACAAAGAATTTCTTCCGCTCGATGGAAAGTTTCGTTCCAATGTGATTCTTCAGGTGAAGAATGGTCCGATTGACTTCCAACCTCGCGAACCAATCAGCGCTTTGTTTGGTGCCATGAAGCAAACTCCCATCATGCCTGAGTTTCAGATTACACAGGAATACCTGGGAGAATCCAATCATTTGGCTTTTCTGGCTCCGCTTTATAAAGAATGTCTTGAGAGTGATACTTATTGTTCAGGGAAAGGTTCTACTGTTGCCAAGGTGACGGATGGTTCTCTCTTCCCTAATCCACTTACTGCCATTGCCGGAGTAGCAAATATTGGTGAAGATGCCAACTGGTGCGGACATCATTTTGCTCAGGCTAATTGGTATGCTTTTGGTAGATTGGCATGGAATCATGAGTTAACTTCCGGTCAGATTGCCGACGAATGGATTAAGCTTACCTTCAATGATAAGAAAGAATTTGTGGAACCTGTAAAGGAGATGATGCTTGAATCACGGGAGGCTGCAGTAAATTACATGATGCCTTTGGGGCTTCATCACTTGTTTGCCTGGGGACATCATTACGGCCCGGAGCCTTGGTGCGCTGTTGAAGGTGCAAGACCCGACTGGCTACCGTCTTATTATCATAAAGCCGATTCATTGGGAATCGGTTTTAATCGTACTCTTTCCGGTAGCAACTCCGTTAGTCAGTATAATTCACCTTTTCGGGAAGAATACAACGACCTGAGTAGTTGTCCGGAACAGCTTATCCTTTGGTTTCATCATGTACCATGGAGCTATAAAATGCATAACGGACAGACTTTATGGGAAGAGCTTTGTTATACCTATGACAAGGGAGTACAGCAAGTACGTGAATTCCAGAAGACATGGGACAGAATGGAACCTTATGTTGACGCGCAGCGTTTCAAGGAAGTGCAGTCTCGTCTGAAGATACAAAGCAAGGATGCTGTTTGGTGGAAAGATGCTTGTCTGCTTTATTTCCAGACATTCTCACACCAACCTATTCCTTATGACATAGAACGCCCTGTGAATGAGCTGAACGACTTGAAGAAGATAAAATTGAATTTGAAACATCATAATTAG
- a CDS encoding glycoside hydrolase family 3 C-terminal domain-containing protein, producing the protein MKAQKYCRYLLLACGLIGLGTSSAKIPPYKNTSLSFERRTEDLVSRMTLAEKVQIVRFDSPEIPRLGIPAHNFWNECLHGVARSGRATVFPQAIGMASMWDSDGMFAIADAISDEARAKHHEYASRGKRGIYQGLTYWTPNINIFRDPRWGRGMETYGEDPYLTGELAVPFIKGLQGNDPKYYKLIATAKHFAVHSGPESTRHSFDVWPSDYDMAETYTPHFKKTVQEAKVYSVMCAYQSFRGAPCCGNKFLEEMLRKQWGFKGYIVSDCWAIRDFYEKTGHHIVATPEEAAAMAIKSGTDLNCGDTYIHLADAVKKGLVTEKELDVSVKRIILARMKLGQFDPQEMVKYSKIPFSVVDSKEHQALAVDAARKSIVLLKNENNILPLSKNVKKVAVIGPNANDLEVLLGNYNGYPTNPKTPLTGLREKLPNAEVTFAQGCPLAEKLPYFSAVPTDYLFTDAAMQQKGLKADYYNNSDWKGKLVHSRIDKNVDFVWRTTPPFKDLKYDHFSAKWSGVLVPPVTGEYALGGEGFSGFNLYINDKLITKWNDIHHPRKLYELMTLEAGKAYNICLEYTQNNTEYSIMRLLWDTPKPNLKQEAIELAKQSDVVVLCMGLSPLLEGEEMPVKVEGFSGGDRLDIKLPNTQTGLIREIQKLGKPTVMVLLNGSALAFNWENENIPAIVEAWYPGQGGGTAIADVLFGDYNPSGRLPLTFYKSIDQIPAFTEYDMTGKTYRYFKGEPLYQFGYGLSFSTFEYAIKNAPSSINAGEEIKVTAEVKNTGKYDGDEVAELYVSLPYSKLKTAIRSLQGFKRVHLKAGETKEVEFILKPIQMSARNNDNFAVVEAGTVQISVGGKQPDAKSIASRQVVQKDVQVIGNTYYVKE; encoded by the coding sequence ATGAAAGCACAAAAGTACTGCAGATATCTTCTCCTGGCGTGTGGGTTAATAGGTCTTGGAACATCGAGTGCCAAGATACCTCCGTATAAGAATACGTCTCTGAGCTTTGAGCGGCGGACGGAAGATTTAGTTTCCAGAATGACACTGGCAGAGAAAGTTCAGATTGTGAGATTCGACTCACCGGAGATACCACGACTGGGTATTCCTGCTCACAACTTTTGGAATGAATGTCTTCACGGAGTTGCCCGTTCGGGAAGAGCCACTGTTTTTCCACAGGCTATTGGTATGGCATCTATGTGGGACAGTGACGGAATGTTCGCCATTGCTGATGCTATCTCGGATGAGGCTCGGGCAAAGCATCACGAATATGCTTCCCGTGGGAAAAGAGGAATCTATCAGGGACTTACTTACTGGACGCCAAATATCAATATTTTCCGTGATCCACGTTGGGGTAGAGGAATGGAAACGTATGGTGAAGATCCTTATCTGACAGGTGAATTGGCTGTTCCTTTTATCAAGGGTTTGCAGGGCAATGATCCTAAATATTATAAACTGATTGCTACAGCAAAACACTTCGCTGTTCATAGCGGACCGGAATCGACTCGCCACTCTTTTGATGTATGGCCAAGTGATTATGATATGGCAGAAACTTATACTCCGCATTTTAAGAAGACAGTGCAGGAGGCTAAAGTTTACTCCGTGATGTGTGCTTATCAGAGTTTCCGTGGTGCACCTTGCTGTGGTAATAAATTTCTGGAAGAGATGCTTCGTAAGCAATGGGGATTCAAAGGATATATTGTTTCCGATTGTTGGGCTATCCGCGATTTCTATGAGAAAACCGGACATCATATAGTGGCTACTCCCGAGGAAGCTGCTGCTATGGCAATAAAATCAGGAACAGACCTTAACTGTGGCGACACCTATATTCATTTAGCTGATGCTGTTAAGAAGGGATTGGTAACAGAAAAAGAACTGGATGTTTCCGTAAAACGAATAATCCTTGCCCGCATGAAACTGGGACAATTTGATCCTCAGGAGATGGTGAAATACTCTAAGATTCCATTCAGTGTGGTTGATAGCAAAGAACATCAGGCTTTGGCTGTTGACGCTGCCCGTAAATCTATTGTTCTGCTGAAGAATGAAAACAATATACTTCCTTTGAGCAAGAATGTGAAGAAGGTTGCAGTGATTGGACCTAATGCTAACGACTTGGAAGTATTACTTGGAAATTACAATGGTTATCCAACCAATCCTAAAACTCCGCTTACCGGGCTTCGTGAAAAACTACCAAATGCTGAAGTTACCTTTGCACAGGGTTGCCCGTTGGCAGAGAAACTTCCTTACTTCTCTGCTGTTCCTACAGATTATCTATTTACCGATGCAGCTATGCAGCAAAAAGGTTTAAAGGCTGACTATTACAATAACAGTGATTGGAAAGGTAAACTGGTTCATTCACGTATTGATAAGAATGTAGATTTTGTATGGCGAACAACACCTCCGTTTAAAGATCTGAAGTATGACCATTTCTCCGCTAAGTGGAGTGGGGTGCTTGTTCCTCCGGTTACCGGTGAGTATGCTCTTGGTGGTGAAGGCTTTTCAGGATTTAATCTATATATAAATGATAAGCTAATTACTAAATGGAATGATATTCATCATCCCCGTAAATTGTATGAGTTGATGACTTTGGAAGCTGGTAAAGCATATAATATTTGTCTGGAATATACTCAGAACAATACTGAATATTCTATTATGCGTCTGTTGTGGGATACTCCAAAGCCAAATTTAAAACAAGAAGCTATTGAGTTGGCTAAACAATCAGATGTTGTTGTTCTTTGCATGGGACTTAGTCCGCTGCTCGAAGGTGAGGAAATGCCTGTAAAAGTAGAAGGATTCTCGGGTGGTGACCGTCTGGATATCAAATTACCAAACACACAGACCGGCCTTATTCGTGAGATTCAGAAACTGGGAAAACCTACAGTAATGGTATTGCTTAACGGAAGTGCACTTGCCTTTAACTGGGAAAATGAAAATATTCCAGCTATTGTTGAGGCTTGGTACCCGGGGCAAGGTGGTGGAACTGCCATTGCTGATGTTCTCTTTGGAGATTATAATCCATCCGGACGATTACCGCTAACTTTTTACAAATCAATAGACCAGATTCCTGCTTTTACTGAATATGATATGACTGGCAAGACTTATCGTTATTTTAAAGGTGAACCTCTTTATCAGTTTGGTTACGGTTTAAGCTTCTCTACTTTTGAATATGCAATCAAGAATGCACCATCTTCAATAAATGCCGGAGAAGAAATCAAGGTAACTGCAGAAGTAAAGAACACTGGAAAGTATGATGGTGATGAAGTAGCCGAACTTTATGTGTCTCTTCCATATAGCAAATTAAAGACTGCCATTCGTTCTCTTCAGGGATTCAAACGTGTTCATCTGAAAGCCGGAGAAACCAAAGAGGTTGAGTTTATTTTGAAGCCTATCCAGATGTCGGCACGCAACAATGATAACTTTGCTGTGGTTGAGGCTGGTACTGTTCAGATTTCGGTAGGTGGCAAGCAACCGGATGCTAAATCTATTGCTTCCAGACAAGTGGTGCAGAAGGATGTTCAGGTTATCGGAAATACATATTATGTGAAGGAATAA
- a CDS encoding sialate O-acetylesterase, with product MKILSQTHRISLRKGIALLFFLILPVVFANAEVRLPRLIADGMVLQRNTELKLWGWASPQEKVEILFLNKVYRTAADASGKWLVKLPAQKAGGPYTMKVNDKLIKDILVGEVWLCSGQSNMELPINRVLDLYRAEVENANNSKIREFAVPLKYDFNAPTQDLSGGTWQSVNPKDVLRFSAVAYFFAKDLYQKYGLPVGIIRSAVGGSPIEAWLPEERLNQYPAYQESSRVLRKAGYMDSIRASEGKMVKEWNIALYKADKGISGSTKWYGNDLDTSDWGTLNLPSFWSDNGMKGLNTSVWLRKTIDLPASMAGRQATLRLGCVVDCDSVFVNGTFVGTISYQYPPRIYTVPAGLLKEGANNITIRVISYSGQGGFVKDKPYKLIAGNSEIDLKGEWKYKVGAQIEPMKSTTTFQYKPFGLYNAMIAPITDYAIKGAVWYQGESNTGRSGEYEFMLSFLINNLRDKWGNPNLPFICMQLPNFMEAKKEPSESNWAMLREAQLSALKIPNTAVVVAIDLGEWNDIHPLNKKAVGHRLSLAAQKTAYGEKNVVSSGPIYKSMVIKGNQMIISFTNIGSGLTAKGELKEFAIAGSDNKFVWAKARIAGDKVVVWNDDIKNPVSVRYAWADNPEGANLRNKEGLSASPFRTNK from the coding sequence ATGAAAATATTATCTCAAACACATAGAATCAGTCTGAGGAAAGGAATAGCTCTATTATTTTTCCTGATTCTTCCAGTCGTCTTTGCCAATGCAGAGGTGAGGTTGCCACGACTCATTGCCGATGGTATGGTTTTGCAAAGAAACACTGAACTAAAATTGTGGGGATGGGCATCTCCGCAGGAAAAGGTTGAAATTTTATTTCTTAATAAAGTGTATCGCACTGCTGCGGATGCTTCCGGCAAGTGGTTAGTGAAACTTCCGGCTCAGAAGGCCGGTGGTCCTTATACTATGAAAGTAAATGATAAGCTGATAAAAGATATTTTGGTAGGTGAAGTATGGCTTTGTTCTGGTCAATCGAATATGGAGCTTCCTATAAACAGAGTTCTCGATCTTTATAGAGCAGAAGTTGAAAACGCAAACAACAGCAAAATCAGAGAGTTTGCCGTTCCTTTGAAATATGACTTCAATGCTCCGACACAAGATCTTTCAGGCGGAACGTGGCAATCAGTTAACCCAAAGGACGTTCTTCGTTTCTCTGCTGTAGCTTATTTCTTTGCCAAGGATTTGTATCAGAAATACGGTCTCCCGGTTGGTATCATCAGATCGGCTGTTGGAGGTTCACCTATTGAAGCCTGGCTACCAGAAGAACGATTGAACCAGTATCCTGCTTATCAGGAGAGTTCAAGAGTGCTTCGTAAAGCTGGATATATGGATAGTATACGGGCAAGCGAAGGCAAAATGGTTAAAGAATGGAATATAGCGCTCTATAAAGCTGATAAAGGAATTTCCGGTTCCACAAAATGGTATGGAAATGATCTTGATACTTCCGACTGGGGAACGCTTAATCTTCCTTCTTTCTGGTCGGACAATGGAATGAAAGGACTGAACACTTCCGTGTGGCTCAGGAAAACAATTGATCTGCCGGCTTCAATGGCTGGGAGACAGGCTACATTGAGACTTGGATGTGTTGTTGATTGCGACTCAGTCTTTGTGAACGGAACTTTTGTGGGAACAATTTCATACCAGTATCCTCCACGTATATATACAGTTCCGGCGGGACTTTTGAAAGAGGGTGCCAATAACATAACTATCAGGGTGATTAGCTATAGTGGTCAAGGTGGTTTTGTTAAAGACAAACCTTATAAACTGATTGCCGGTAATAGTGAAATAGATTTGAAAGGTGAATGGAAATATAAAGTCGGCGCTCAAATTGAACCGATGAAATCAACAACTACCTTTCAATATAAACCTTTTGGACTTTATAATGCCATGATAGCACCGATAACAGATTATGCAATCAAAGGGGCAGTATGGTATCAGGGAGAATCGAATACTGGTCGTTCCGGTGAATATGAATTCATGCTTTCCTTTCTTATTAACAATCTGAGAGATAAATGGGGTAATCCAAACCTGCCTTTTATCTGTATGCAGTTGCCCAATTTTATGGAAGCAAAGAAAGAACCGTCAGAAAGTAACTGGGCTATGTTGAGGGAAGCTCAGCTAAGTGCACTGAAGATACCAAATACGGCAGTGGTTGTTGCTATTGATTTAGGTGAATGGAACGATATTCATCCGCTAAATAAGAAAGCTGTTGGCCACAGATTATCTCTGGCTGCTCAGAAAACAGCTTATGGAGAAAAGAATGTGGTTAGTTCCGGTCCTATCTATAAATCAATGGTCATTAAAGGAAATCAGATGATTATTTCCTTTACAAATATAGGAAGCGGGTTAACAGCTAAAGGAGAACTTAAAGAATTTGCTATTGCTGGTTCAGATAATAAGTTTGTCTGGGCAAAAGCTAGAATAGCCGGAGATAAGGTAGTTGTATGGAATGACGATATAAAGAATCCGGTTTCAGTGAGATACGCCTGGGCTGATAATCCAGAAGGTGCAAATCTGAGAAACAAAGAGGGACTTTCTGCTTCTCCGTTCAGAACAAATAAATAG